The Candidatus Endomicrobium procryptotermitis genome has a window encoding:
- the greA gene encoding transcription elongation factor GreA: MADIYLTREGREKLIKELEELQKRKPLIQDEIARAREHGDLRENAEYHAAKETLTNLMRRIAEIDSKISRSKIVEDLHIDADKVFIGVTVTILDEDGDEYEYTIVDLEEANPSENKISVQSPLVQGLLGHKEGETCKVELPAGKAKFKILKIRR, from the coding sequence ATGGCAGACATTTATTTGACAAGAGAAGGTAGAGAAAAACTGATAAAAGAGCTTGAAGAGCTTCAAAAAAGAAAACCGCTTATACAGGATGAAATTGCGCGTGCAAGAGAGCACGGAGATTTAAGGGAAAATGCCGAATATCATGCGGCTAAAGAAACGCTTACGAATCTTATGAGACGCATAGCCGAAATCGATTCAAAAATATCAAGGTCAAAAATAGTAGAAGACTTACACATTGATGCGGATAAAGTTTTTATAGGCGTTACGGTTACCATACTAGACGAAGATGGAGACGAATACGAATATACTATAGTCGATCTTGAAGAAGCAAATCCGTCCGAAAACAAAATTTCAGTTCAGTCCCCGCTTGTGCAGGGTTTGCTCGGACACAAAGAAGGTGAAACCTGCAAGGTCGAACTGCCTGCAGGCAAAGCGAAATTCAAGATATTGAAGATTAGGAGATAG
- a CDS encoding proline--tRNA ligase, translating into MYFSKMLIPTLREAPSDADTVSAKLMIRSGMIRKVASGLYEFLPLGLRVLRKVENIIREEMNAIDGQEVLLPLIFPKELWIETGRWNVYGKELFRLKDRKDAEFCLSPTAEECITDLIRKDIKSYKQLPIMLYQFGRKFRDEIRPRFGVMRSREFIMKDGYSFHTDEADLEKYYKRAFEAYANICARCGFKFRAVEAASGAIGGSFSHEFMVLAQTGEEEIVWCTCGYGANTEKAECMTCETDISEMLEMEEVLTPSIGSVEEVSKFLNVSPDKFIKTMIYSADGEAVIILIRGDFEVNEVKLQTFLCCTELNLADEAAINKITGAPLGFAGPVNLKEKVKIIADLSVLNIVNAVIGANKKDYHLKNVNINRDFKYDATADLRKITEGAVCPRCKKNKVSFSRGIEIGHIFKLGTKYSKSMNVSYLDTNGKENFIVMGCYGIGLTRILAATIEQSHDDDGIIWPDNMAPFEVIIISVNYDDEKIKEVVEKINNELSLKGIDILIDDRDERAGIKFKDADLIGIPYRITIGEKNLAIGKVELKSRRDDKNSIKLLTPQEAVNEILKIYGK; encoded by the coding sequence ATGTATTTTTCTAAAATGCTTATACCCACTTTGAGAGAGGCTCCTTCGGATGCGGACACAGTGTCGGCAAAGCTTATGATAAGATCCGGAATGATACGCAAAGTGGCTTCTGGACTTTACGAATTTCTTCCTTTGGGTCTCAGGGTATTGAGGAAAGTCGAAAATATAATACGTGAAGAAATGAATGCGATTGACGGGCAGGAAGTGTTGCTGCCTCTCATATTTCCGAAAGAATTGTGGATTGAAACCGGAAGATGGAACGTTTACGGAAAAGAACTTTTTAGGTTAAAAGACAGAAAAGACGCTGAATTTTGTCTTTCTCCAACAGCGGAAGAATGCATAACGGATTTGATAAGAAAAGATATTAAATCCTATAAACAGCTTCCGATAATGCTCTATCAGTTTGGCAGAAAGTTCAGAGATGAAATACGTCCGAGATTCGGGGTAATGCGTTCAAGAGAGTTCATAATGAAAGACGGATACTCTTTTCATACGGATGAAGCGGATTTGGAGAAATATTATAAAAGAGCGTTTGAAGCCTATGCTAACATATGTGCCAGATGCGGTTTTAAATTCCGCGCGGTTGAAGCTGCTTCAGGAGCAATCGGAGGTTCTTTTTCGCATGAATTTATGGTTCTTGCACAAACCGGCGAAGAAGAAATAGTTTGGTGTACATGTGGTTACGGGGCGAATACGGAAAAAGCCGAATGTATGACCTGCGAAACAGATATTTCTGAAATGCTTGAAATGGAAGAAGTTTTAACTCCTAGCATAGGCTCGGTTGAAGAAGTGTCTAAATTTTTAAATGTATCGCCGGACAAATTTATAAAAACGATGATATATTCCGCTGATGGCGAAGCCGTAATTATATTGATAAGAGGCGATTTTGAAGTGAATGAAGTTAAGCTTCAAACATTTTTATGCTGTACGGAACTGAATCTGGCAGACGAAGCAGCAATAAACAAAATTACCGGTGCTCCTTTGGGATTTGCAGGTCCTGTAAACTTAAAAGAAAAAGTAAAAATTATCGCCGATCTTTCCGTATTGAATATCGTAAATGCCGTAATCGGAGCCAATAAAAAAGATTACCATTTGAAAAATGTAAATATAAACAGGGATTTTAAATATGATGCGACTGCCGATTTAAGAAAAATAACCGAAGGAGCCGTCTGTCCGAGATGCAAAAAAAACAAAGTGTCTTTTTCGAGAGGCATTGAAATCGGACATATATTTAAGCTCGGAACAAAATATTCTAAGTCCATGAACGTCTCGTATTTAGATACAAACGGAAAAGAAAATTTTATAGTTATGGGTTGTTACGGAATAGGGCTTACGAGGATTCTTGCGGCAACGATTGAACAATCGCATGACGATGATGGCATAATATGGCCTGACAATATGGCGCCTTTTGAAGTTATAATCATATCGGTTAATTATGATGATGAAAAGATAAAAGAAGTCGTTGAAAAGATTAATAATGAACTTTCGCTAAAAGGCATTGACATTTTGATAGACGACAGAGACGAAAGAGCCGGAATTAAGTTTAAAGATGCGGACTTGATAGGCATACCTTATAGAATAACAATCGGCGAAAAAAATCTTGCCATTGGAAAAGTTGAACTCAAGTCCAGAAGAGATGATAAAAATTCCATTAAATTGTTGACTCCACAAGAAGCTGTAAACGAAATTTTAAAAATATACGGCAAATAG
- a CDS encoding NCS2 family permease, whose protein sequence is MKDFFKLKENNTTITTEILAGLTTFFTMAYIIFVNPSILSINQGMSWNGVFVATILAAAFGTLLVALYANVPFGLAPGMGLNAFFTYTLCKQIGFSWQEALAIVFICGLLIVIITVTKLRKTIVYAIPDFLKDSISCGIGMFIAYIGLKNASFLTFLFDSGSYSVLANGSVISNSSATPALAIFNNPHAVLGLIGLIIMMILVVKRVKGAIFIGIILTTLAGIPLGIVNISEVKLFDLKAISSLNKVAFAAFSSSGFPSLFSDLNKIILTVIASLALFLSITFDAIGTFIGTGKISGIFSDSDEKSVVEKKGFSTKFEKALFADGIASAVCGLFGTSSVTSYVESASGISIGGRTGLTGVVIAVLFLLCLPFSGLFSLVPQQATAPALIMVGIIMMSSLTKINWKDYEESIPAFLTIAIMSFAFNISYGIAAGFIFYCIIKAVKGKIKEIHPILACVALLFLINFVIAAFRK, encoded by the coding sequence ATGAAAGATTTTTTTAAACTGAAAGAAAATAATACTACCATAACAACTGAAATTCTTGCGGGTCTTACTACGTTTTTTACAATGGCATATATCATTTTTGTAAATCCGTCTATTCTTTCGATAAATCAGGGAATGTCTTGGAATGGCGTATTTGTTGCGACCATCCTTGCTGCCGCTTTCGGAACGTTGCTTGTCGCTTTATATGCTAATGTGCCTTTTGGTCTTGCACCGGGAATGGGGTTAAACGCTTTTTTTACGTATACTTTGTGCAAACAAATAGGTTTTTCATGGCAGGAAGCTTTAGCGATAGTTTTCATATGCGGGTTGCTTATAGTTATCATAACAGTAACGAAACTCAGAAAAACAATCGTCTATGCCATACCAGATTTTTTAAAAGATTCCATAAGCTGCGGTATAGGAATGTTTATAGCGTATATAGGTTTAAAAAACGCGTCTTTTCTTACTTTTCTTTTTGATTCCGGAAGTTATAGTGTGCTTGCAAATGGCAGCGTTATTTCAAACAGTTCCGCCACACCTGCTTTGGCAATTTTTAATAATCCGCATGCAGTGCTCGGACTTATAGGACTCATAATTATGATGATACTTGTAGTAAAACGCGTAAAAGGAGCGATTTTTATAGGTATTATTTTGACGACGCTTGCGGGCATACCTTTGGGAATAGTGAATATTTCCGAAGTAAAATTATTTGATTTAAAAGCAATATCGTCTTTAAATAAAGTTGCTTTTGCGGCATTTAGCAGCTCAGGATTTCCTTCTCTTTTCTCGGATTTAAATAAAATAATTCTTACTGTTATCGCATCTTTGGCTTTATTTTTATCAATAACTTTTGATGCCATAGGCACTTTTATAGGAACTGGAAAAATAAGTGGAATCTTCAGCGATTCAGACGAAAAATCGGTTGTGGAAAAAAAAGGTTTTAGCACGAAATTTGAAAAAGCTTTATTTGCCGATGGCATAGCAAGTGCAGTTTGCGGGCTGTTTGGCACGAGCAGTGTTACAAGCTATGTCGAAAGCGCTTCGGGAATATCAATAGGCGGCAGAACAGGGTTGACGGGCGTTGTTATTGCTGTTTTGTTTTTGTTATGTCTTCCTTTTTCTGGACTTTTCAGCCTAGTTCCCCAGCAGGCTACTGCGCCGGCACTTATTATGGTGGGAATTATTATGATGTCATCATTAACAAAGATAAACTGGAAAGATTATGAAGAATCCATTCCGGCGTTTTTAACCATAGCGATTATGTCATTTGCGTTTAACATAAGTTATGGAATCGCCGCAGGCTTTATATTTTACTGCATAATAAAAGCCGTAAAAGGCAAAATAAAAGAAATACATCCGATACTTGCATGCGTTGCTTTACTATTTTTGATTAATTTTGTGATAGCAGCGTTCAGAAAATAA
- a CDS encoding NAD(P)/FAD-dependent oxidoreductase, with the protein MSEINAKKYDIAVIGCGPGGFTAAVRAAQLGAKVVIIENSEIGGTCLNCGCIPTKFFWQALKTKQKIQKSYEYGFKINMEPFSFADIATKKDKNIANLRKGMELILSSYGITLLKGRASFKTDNTVLSGENEIYADKIIIASGTKPSSIKALDFDGGKIIDSTHALNLKEIPQTLLVIGGGAIGVELSTIFAGFGSKVTIAEYRDRLIPGEDAELSEEIKKSMQRQGIEVLTECKNAADMAVSFEKVLAVTGRTPCGELNIKDISINTDEKGFIKTDEYCRTNIENIYAVGDITGKNLLAYTAQNEGAVAAENAVKGNSIKICDSIIVQAVFSIPQCASVKVTDFEDYKDIVYGKFPFTASARAFIEGERVGFIKCAVEKNTKKLLGFWIVGVHAEEIINTAAVVLKSKMNRMYRESLFHPSLSEGLLNAYEDALGKCTEIIKRK; encoded by the coding sequence ATGTCAGAAATCAATGCAAAAAAATATGATATTGCAGTTATAGGTTGCGGTCCCGGAGGTTTTACGGCTGCCGTGAGGGCAGCTCAGCTTGGTGCAAAAGTTGTCATAATCGAGAACTCTGAAATTGGCGGTACGTGTCTAAACTGCGGCTGCATTCCAACCAAATTTTTCTGGCAGGCTCTTAAAACAAAACAAAAAATACAAAAATCTTACGAATATGGTTTCAAAATAAATATGGAACCTTTTTCTTTTGCGGACATTGCTACAAAAAAAGATAAAAATATAGCAAATCTTCGCAAAGGTATGGAGCTGATTTTGTCATCTTACGGCATAACCCTCCTCAAAGGCAGAGCTTCTTTTAAAACCGATAATACTGTGCTTTCTGGAGAGAATGAAATTTATGCAGATAAAATCATAATCGCTTCGGGAACAAAGCCGTCTTCAATAAAAGCTCTTGATTTTGATGGTGGCAAGATAATCGATTCAACGCATGCTTTAAATCTTAAAGAGATACCTCAGACGCTTCTTGTGATAGGTGGCGGAGCTATAGGTGTTGAACTGTCAACTATATTTGCGGGTTTTGGCAGTAAGGTAACGATTGCGGAATATCGCGATAGGCTGATTCCCGGAGAAGATGCCGAACTTTCTGAAGAAATAAAGAAAAGTATGCAAAGACAGGGCATTGAAGTGTTGACGGAATGCAAAAATGCAGCTGATATGGCGGTCAGCTTTGAAAAAGTTTTGGCCGTTACTGGAAGAACTCCCTGCGGTGAACTTAATATTAAGGACATTTCGATAAATACCGATGAGAAAGGTTTTATAAAAACCGATGAATACTGCCGTACAAATATTGAAAATATTTATGCCGTCGGCGATATAACCGGAAAAAATCTGCTTGCTTATACCGCACAAAACGAAGGAGCGGTTGCGGCGGAAAACGCGGTTAAAGGAAATAGTATAAAAATCTGCGATTCTATTATTGTTCAGGCTGTTTTTTCAATACCGCAGTGCGCATCAGTAAAAGTTACGGATTTTGAGGATTACAAAGACATTGTCTATGGCAAATTTCCGTTTACGGCAAGCGCTCGTGCTTTTATCGAGGGAGAGAGAGTCGGATTTATAAAATGCGCTGTAGAAAAAAATACTAAAAAACTTTTGGGCTTTTGGATTGTCGGAGTACATGCGGAAGAAATTATCAATACTGCCGCTGTGGTATTAAAAAGTAAAATGAATCGTATGTACAGGGAAAGCTTGTTTCACCCTTCTTTAAGTGAAGGGCTGCTGAACGCTTATGAAGACGCCTTAGGCAAATGTACGGA